The Indicator indicator isolate 239-I01 chromosome 27, UM_Iind_1.1, whole genome shotgun sequence sequence ggaaaaacaagTTCACAGCTTCAAACTGCTCATTTTCCCTAGTTCACACTGACATCTGCACAGATCCAGCAAGATGGGATAGGAAATCAATATTCATTTGCTGTGTTCTCTTTCTGCACTGTTAAGGTGAGgctctttcttctgcagaatGACACAGGCTTTTTCCTGCAGCCAGGGTGGGCTTTGAAGCACTTAGATATGTTTTCAAAAATAATTTGGACTACAATAACCACACAAAATTTCCGATATCCTTACTTATTTCTGAGATTTGCTGGCCAAGGCCAAATCTTGCTTTGGTCATGAGTTCAACCACTTTGATGAGATTGAGCAGAAAGGCAATGGCACCACTTGTAGAAGAAAACTAACCAAATATGCTTGGTAGTTGCGTTGTCACTCAGGCTAAATGCCAGTTTCTGCCTGGTATCAAAATTCATCTATTATCAGAGAAGAGGCCCCATGCCTTCTTCAAGCCCTTTCTCTGAaccacagatgaaaaaaaaatagtgactTTCTAATTTTGCTTTATAATGTCACATTTATTGCTGATAAAAAGGAGCAGCACCGCACTTAATAACCAGATATATTCCTTATGAGTCTGCAGCAATGCATTTATTGATGCCAGAACTGCTTATATTCCAGTTAAGGCTCAGAGATCTAATCTGAAACTcttaagctttttaaaaaaaaaatatctttttttaaaattatttttctcccctccttttattttttattaagttttctttccctcctttcctccctcgaATTCCCCACCCCAAGACCAGTTTTTCACTAGTAAGAAGAATGCATTCTCTCGCAGGAGAATACTTAACCCACTCAAGACATGGGAAAACACATCCCCCTGACCCACGAAGACGACCATGCAGCTCTGCCCCCCTCAGCCCGTCCTCCCCGGCGCCTGTGGAGATCCAGGTCAGGGAGAGCCCCGGTAAGGATGGCGACCAAGTGGTCCGAGGAGCCTTTCCATCGCTCCTCCCCGGGATGCCGATGCTGTCCGGGCACTGTGGGACCCCGAGGGTCTGCCAGAGCCCCCCTGCCGCATCTCGGCGGGGCGATGCGCGGGagtgctgctgccctctcctgGGGGGATGCGGGCAGGCCGCCcgccccttccctcctgcctgcccctgctgcctgcctgcccacccacctgcctgccctcctgcctgccatcTTTCCTGCCTGTCTGCCTACCAGTCCACCCCTGATTACCACTCGGCCCCAGACACCCTGTCCCCTGCACCAGCAAACCAGGCtctctggctgccagctgggctaAGGGTGGCTTAGGGCTGAGATGCATTCCCCATCCCCTcctgagggctgcagctgctggcttggTGCAGGCAGTGTCACTGCCCCAGAGTTTCTTGGTGTTTAGGCTGATAGTGAACGAAGCAAGAGGGGATATCCTCTGGCCACGGAGTCACCTACTAAGCAGCTTCAGGCTTCCAAATGTGGTGGCCTTGCTGGACTCAGTCCCAAACCGGCACCAGTTTGCAAGTACTGGCAATCTGGTGCTTTATTCCCCCACACTGGCATTTCTCTGTGCCATACCCACGCCAcgttttttgttttacttcattgctttgaaagccttttcctcagagctgagGTATTCAGCCCACTCAGAGAAAGGTGCTCCTTACTTGCTGCTCTTTGCCTGCCTGACCATTATCGTTACCTTCGCTGTCGTATTTTCACCTGACAGCACAAATCCATCCTGGACATTTCCATGCTGTGACATTTCTGCACAACTGGAACAAGCTAATGTCAGGTGGGCCAGGTGACAcggagctggctgagctgggtATATCCTCTTACCCTCACCCGGGCCTGGGGACGACGTGCCCCAAGAGACCCCACCAGACCCCATGGAACCCCGCCACTCGCCCTGCCCGCAGCCATCTCCCCCTCCCGTTCTTGCCCTCAGCTAGCCCACGCTCGGCCCCACCTCTTTCCCCGCCCCCTCCCCGTCGTGGCCAATGAGCGGCGGCGCCCCTCGGCGGGGGCGGGTGGTTTCCCGGCGCGACGCTTCCGGTTCGTTAGCGCAGCCGTCATGGCGGCGCTGCgctgcttcctgcagctgttGTTCGCTCTGGTGCTTACCCTCGGCCCCGCCGCCGGCGACATGCGCCGGCCCCTGGCGCTGGAGGTGCTGGGCGAGGCGGGGGAACTGGCGGAGGAGCTGTGGGGCGCGGGGCTGCCTGGCGATCTCCCCGAGCTGGAGCCGGAGTGCCGCCGCCTCCTCGTCGCCTTCGCGGAGGACAGCGCGGCGTTGACGGACTGCCTGGGCCGCCGCGCCCGCCCGGTGCGGCTCTGCCAGGCCTGCCACCCTTACTATCACCGGCTCCTCGCACAGTACGGCAACATCGGCCGTGCCGTCGGGGTGCGTCCGCGGGGCCGGGCGGGTGAGGGAGACTGCGAGGCTGCCCGGGGCGGGTACCAGCGTGCGGCCCTTCGCGCACCGGTGCAGGGTTAGGCGGCCTGGGAAGTTCCTTTGAGGCTTCCAGTCCTGTAAGTTCTGTATCAGAGTGCAGCTGCGCCGCACGCAGGAGGGTGTGGGTTGCTGGGGAAGGCGCGACACCGAAGCACTGCTGTTTCACCCTTCCCTGCGGCCTGACAGTCGCTGTCtagcccagctctgcaccctgGGCCAgcgcagaggggcaggagaggtgACTGCCTGTGTTGGGCCATGCCTGGGTACAGCTGGTGATGTGATCTGTGACACTAACATGGTGAGTGGGGCACCCATCTTGTGGGTAAACCTGTCTCCAGCCTGTGGAGGTCAGTTTCCATCCACCTGCCAGGTGTGTAAGGCAGTTTAGCAGAGGCTGGGAGTGTGTTTGGGAAGCACTGCAGGTAGTGACAGCTACTGTCTGCTGCATAGTGGCGTGGtctgtgcaggcagctgctggcatggTTAGGGACAAGCAAGCTGCTTCACCTGCAGAAAGAAAGCTTTGCTCCTCTGTGCAAGTGGAAAAGTGGAAAAACTTGAGTTGTTCTTGCTGATGTTGCAATGGCTAAAACGGTGCCCTGGCTTGCAGGTTGTTGTACAGCACTAGTGAGGAACACTGCCAGAGCTTAGTTGCTTGGCACTTCTTGGAAAATTGATGATCTCTGTGACATGAGTGATGCACATCTGAGGAGAGCCATGTCACAGTGTTATTGGTTCCAAAGCTGATGAGAATGTGTGGCAGCACACTGGAAGTCCTGAGTGCTTGCTGGAGTTTCTGGACCCCATTCAAGGGAAACCTTGACCAAAGCAGGGCTTTGTTTTTACATCCTCCAGACTCTTggtcattttgtttttttcatggcCTAGTGTTGGAGGTAGTTCATGACAAGTTTTGCATGTTCTCATCCAGTGTATCCACTTGTAAAAGTTAGTTCCCGgggtgcttagcctggagaggagaagactgagaggggatcttctcagtgcttctaaagtgtgggtgtcaagaggatggggccagactcttcagcAGTGcttagcaacaggacaaggggcaatggacacaaactggaacacagaaagttccttCTGAACAtacagagaaacttctttatttaGAGGTTGATAGAGCTTGGActaggctgcctggagaggctgtggagtggcCTTCTCTGAAGATAGTCAGAGCCTTCCTGGATGCAATCCTGTGCAGCCTTGCTTTACCAGGGTGGCTGggctaaatgatctccagagttcctttccaccccccaccattctttgattctgtgaaatgtctaGCCAGTTGTCTCTTGTCTTAGCCTGCAAACCTGTAGTCTATTTGTTTCTCATCAGGAAGCTGTTTCAGACCAGTGAGTAGGTAATGTGAAAGCAAGAGAGAGTAGTTCTCTTGGGTATGTCCAACATGATGTTTTGGCTAGGATTAGGTTgccagcacatcccagtgctTAGGGTATGTGTGAACTtgttgcagctgctgtgcttgaaTACTGGCAGCTTGGGAGGAGTGTCCATTGTGTGATGTGGGAGACCTGTCTGTGTTAGAGAGTCTTTGgcttttcttctgtgtgtgGATTAACtaaccaaataaataaaggaagtgACCTCTTACAGCCTCAGTCAGTGTATCAGGTCTTTTTATCTTTACCATCTTACAACAGTGAAAGTGAATCTGAAAGAAGCAGCTAAGTTAGGTTTGGACATGTCTGACAGGTAAAATCCTCCTCACTGGGCTGGTTAAAGAATAAATCAGGCAAACATACTTAAGGAATGATTGAGGTCTACTTGATTCAGATTTGAATTTAAAGTTTCTCCCCCTTAGGAGAAATTTAAAGTTTCTCCCTCCTCTTAGGAGTCCAGCTGGTGAGGAAGTTCCTTAATGAAGCAACCAGAGAGTTTCCTGGATCAATGACTTTCTGTAACTCAGTAGAAATGAAAGTGGGTGAAAGCAGGAGTTGCCAGATGTGGCAATATTCAACTTCTGCAGTTGAGTCTCCaagggaaactttttttttttttaaataaacctgTTGTAAGAAAGAGAAGTGGAAACTGAGTCTCTCATAAAGCTCTGTAAGGAACATGTTTCTTGTTAAAGAGATTATTTTCTTGTGTGTCCCACGTCACTTATCAAAGAGGGTTTTGGCAGCTTTTGCAGTTTTGAGGAGTGCTTAAGTCAGTTTAGCAGCCAGGAACCAGGAGCTAGAAAACAGGAGTCAGCTGACTGGAGGTCATGGTTTTGTATCAGTGATTTGAGGGAGAAAATAAAGCTTTGAAGGAGAGCACTGTTGCTCTGAATTCTGATAGGGATGCTTCCTGTTTATTCTGGAACTGCTTTTAGAGTAGCTCTGCATTTTTCAGGAGCCTGGTCCAGAGAATAAGTTCCTGTAagagctgtgccagtgcctgctTTGAGGATGGGATGTGTTGGGTGCCTGCTAAGACAGATGAGCTTGGCAGCTATGAGAGCCCAGTCATGGGTTTGGGGGGAGCAGCCACTTTGCAGAGGACTGCTTTCCTGGTGTGCCTGCATGGTGGGGGAAGTTTGCTGCTGATACAATAGGTTGGTACAGCTGTCTTGgaaattgttttctcttttggctTGTTTTGGTTCAGCTCCTTCAAATATTCAGCTTAATGAGAGTGACCCTGTCTTCTCTGACTGCATTTGCCTTGAGCTGGTTTCTGGGGCAGCAGCCCAGAAATGGATGAATATGAGGTGCCTGACAGAGGAGGTCCTGTCtctgtgcttgctttttttctttcactgactTGCATAAAGTCCTAGTACATCTTCAAAGACCATGTGCAGTAGGCTGTCTTCTTCATGATATGAATTAAAGGATGAGAAGATTTTTGCTGTTCCATCAGTTCTGCTCTGCCTGTTCTAGAAGTACTGATGTGTTGATTGTTTAGTTCTGCTTGCCTAAAATACATCTCAAAACGTTCCCTTTGTAGTTTTAACACTTGAttgcaatatttttctttggttgttgtttccttttttccttccagaattCTTCTGAGAGCCACAATTGTGCCAAAAGCATCTTGACCTCAGACAGGCTGCAGATGGTTGTGACCCTTTCGGAGTTCTTTAATGAAACCTGGGAGGCAGCCAACTGTGCAAGTATGTGACTCCTTCTGTAGCTTTCATGTTACTGCTGTGACTTATCCCCTCAAATTTGCACAGATCAGGACTGTATGCATTTGTTTAAAGACAGTCAGGAGATAACACACAAATCCTAAACCAGAGCCACTTGGACAAAGGCTACAAGAGCTTTTTGTTCTTTGAGGGATGCTGCCAAAAATCTGAGGGTACTACTCTGCTGGAAAACTTGttacataaatatttttgttaggCTGTTCTTTCAAAAGGTAATCTTGCTAGTTTTCTTTGGGATCTACAGACCTTGTTGAATACTTCCCATTGcagtttcttctgtttttctcccatcttccttttttaaatgattttttttttttaactgccaaCCTTTTTGCTTCAGTAGCTCTGGAATCCTTACATGTTGAACAGTATCTGGCCCCTCAGCCATGCTTTTGATTTCATTTTATGGGTGGAGGGTGTCCCAGGACTGTTCCAGTATCTTGCTGGCTTCATGCTCATGGTGCTGTGCCATTCTTCCAGCTGATCTACAGCTTTTTTGCCATTCCAGTGGTTTGGGGAGTGGGACTGTACACTAACAAGTGCACTGGAAAGCTGAGGGATCTAGGGGATTGCGTGTTAAAGGTGCTGGGTTTGCTGCAGAGCCCCTTGAGAGCCTAGAAGAATTTGTTCTCCTTTGTGAGTCTGGGCTGCATAAGGGCTGGAGAGGCAACACAGCAGGAGCTCTGTGGTCTGTGAGGTCCTGCTGTGCTTAGCTTGTAACCTGTGTGCTGCCTACTCAGTGTCCAGCTGAATGCTCACCCTCAACACAGATGGTGCTTCTTTCTCTCAGGAGATTGCTCTAGGATGTTGGCTTGCTCTCACAGTGCTGTGGTTGAACATCTAAATCCCCAAACCACTGTTGCCTTCTTATGTCCATCTGAAGTGGGGTGGAAGGAAGCAGTGGCAAGTTAGGGTTGAGGAAAGCACCAGAGCTCCCCTCAAACTGATGAAATGGTCAACTCCTAATAATAACCTGCACTCCAAATCTGTTGTGTTTATGGTCTAGTTGTTTCCTGGATGCTTCCAGCTGTATCTCCAatgctggtgcttctgctttcACACAACGGCTGTTACTGCTGCTGTGCAAAGCTGGCTGTGCAGCgtagaaaataaaagtaatgtCTTGTTTGATCTTACAAGTCCAAAGATAATTCAGACCCCCTCTTGAGAAAGCTCTTGATGATAGTCTTCATCTTTCACTTAATCAAGGCCAATTAATTTGAAATACGTTCTCGATGGAGAGTTGGGTCAGAGGGTCTGAGACATCAGTGGCAGGCAGCTAAGGAAACACCAGTGTTGCCTTGTAGAGTTGAGAGCTCTTTTTGCAGCACTGGAGTGTCTGGGGCTTGTTGGCTATGGAAATGTTAGAAATTAGAATATTCtgatgtttttctctctctttgacAGATTGTTTAAAGAACAGCAGTGAGGGATTATCAGATTCTACTGTAGAATTCCTGGATTTGTTCAATAAATCCCTGACATGTTTTGAACATAACCTTCAGGTATTTATGCTGTGTATTTAGGTAATAAATCCTTTAATTGCTACCAAAATCTTACTTACACTGAATAAACTACAGATACATATCAGGCAAATAAATAGCTGGTGAGTTGGTGAATTTTAGGCAGATTAAAACAGTGATCTGCAAAGTGCAGATGGTTACAGGTCAAGAGACTAGAATTAATTCTAATGCTCACCTTGACttctttttatatataattGCAATGCCACTTCACACCAGACTTTCTGAATCCACTATAGTTGATAATTATatagggctacaaggatgatgaagggactggagcactgccttatgagaaaaggctgagagacaagGCACTTCTGCTAGAAATACAGATTTTGGGTCAAACTTTGCTCtagtttttaaatttttttttgtttttttttttttttttaacaatgcCTTACAACTCTGTGTAAATGCTCTTTTGTATCCCTAGGGACAAATCACCTACCTGTCACCAAATAACAACACAGAAGTATGTAGAAACTGCAACGAAACCTACAAAAAGTTGAATGACCTTTATAACAGCTTGCAAAGGATGAACAGGCAAGGTGGTGAGTCTGGGCACTCTGCACACTTGTGTATCGACGTGGAAGATGCAGTAAGTGTTGACTGATACTCAACAGGGAGGGCTTTATGAATCTGAGCTGTTTGTGCTTGTCTTGCTAGGCATTGGCCTTTCCTGCTTGGTAtaggcacaggcagcagtgccGTGGGCAGCTTGATGTCCCCTGGGGAGCTTGGTGGGGTTGGCTTGCTAGGCCCTTGTCTTCAGTCAGCACAGCAGGAGTGTCACTGAAGCTCCTGATCACCCAAGTGTGTTCCAGTCTGAGTAGCTGCACTTTGATTTCTTCTTACTGTGAAGGGgttggatttaaaaaataataatctctTAATCTCCTGGCTCTTAATGTGAAGCTTTACTGCTGTTGTTCCAGCCAGTGTAATAACTGGTTCCTTATTGCAGCAGCTGTTTTTAGGGGTCCAAAGCACTGACGACATGTTTGGAAAAAGCTTTGTTACATTGTGTGGTTTTACCTCTTTGGGCAAAAGGAGTGCTGCTGAAAGTGTGGGCATAGCCCTGTGTCTGCAGGCTGTCAGTGGGTTCTCTGGGAAGCAGGCACATGGCAGTGTCTGAGGAGAGTCTGGTGTGAGGCTTGTGAAAGTCCTGATGGGAAGTCTTGGCTCACTTTAAATTGTCTGTTTGGACGTTTGCAGGGATTTGCTGCCTTTCGTGGGGAGATCTGTTCAAGTCTTGTATTTGAGCTTGAACGTCTTGATGTCTTGATTTGCcttgctgcagagaaaaaaggCATCTGCTTGCTTTCATGCTGGCTTATGTTTTTGTTCTAGATGAACATCACTCGGAAGCTCTGGAGCAGGACTTTCAACTGCTCCCGTCCCTGCAGCGATACGGTCCCGGTGATCGCAGTCTCGT is a genomic window containing:
- the OSTM1 gene encoding osteopetrosis-associated transmembrane protein 1, with product MAALRCFLQLLFALVLTLGPAAGDMRRPLALEVLGEAGELAEELWGAGLPGDLPELEPECRRLLVAFAEDSAALTDCLGRRARPVRLCQACHPYYHRLLAQYGNIGRAVGNSSESHNCAKSILTSDRLQMVVTLSEFFNETWEAANCANCLKNSSEGLSDSTVEFLDLFNKSLTCFEHNLQGQITYLSPNNNTEVCRNCNETYKKLNDLYNSLQRMNRQGGESGHSAHLCIDVEDAMNITRKLWSRTFNCSRPCSDTVPVIAVSSFILFLPIVFYLSSFLHSKQKKRILILPKRIQSNAGLVNIQEKYS